The nucleotide sequence CGTGACTTCGGCCGATGAAGTTCCACCACATGACGATCTCTTCGTCGAAGGGGGGACCTCCAAGGAGGAGGGTCCGCGCAGGGGCGTCCGTCTCGTTGGCCATCGTCAGGGTTTCCGTGCCGCGAGGAACGTAGCCGAGTTCAGTAGGCCGCAGCACAGTGTCGATCAGGCGAATGGGCCCGCTGTCCACAAGGAGGCCGTGCTCGAAAGCCTCGTCCACCGTGAGAGTCAGCGTCGCGTGCGGTTCGAGGACGATCTCGGCGCCGAGTAGCGGTGTGAAGGACCGGACCGGAGAGGTCCGGCCGACGAGTGAGCCCAGAAAGACCTTGATGCCGGCACCGTCCACCTCCACGGGTTCGGGCACGTAGTGCTGGAAATCCCGGGCGGTGCTGCGGTGTTCCTCAGGCAGCGCGACCCACAACTGGACGCCGTGGATGACAGTGCTGTTCGGGGTGGAGACCTCCGAGTGGGCGATGCCATGTCCGCCGGTCATGAGATTCATCTCGCCGGGCCGGATCAGGGCGTGGCTGCCGAGGGTGTCGCGATGCTCGATCTCCCCACTGAACAGCCAACTCACCGTCTGTAGTCCGGTGTGTGGATGTGGCGGCAGGTTCATGCCGGCTGACGCGGCGACCTGGTGGGGGCCGTAGTGGTCGGCGAAGCACCAGGCGCCGATGAGTGTGCGCTCCCGCTGAGGCAGCGTCCGCCGCACACGCATCGCACGCGGACCGCCGAGGGGAACCTCGCGCGCCGACAGGACATCGACCCGGGGGCTTCCGGTCGGTCGGTCACCTTCGACGAGGGCACCGCAGCGGACAGCGGCGGCATCTGTTTCCGCGTTGCTCACCGGGCACACCTCCGTCAGGATCTGGTTGAGACGTCAACTATGATGCCATGGAGGCAGGCCGATGGCCACAGCACCCGTACGAGACCGGGCCACCCCCGAGCGTGGTCCGAAGGAGCCCCGACGTGAACAACTACCTCCACGATGCCCCACCCCGTAGGGTCTTCATCGACAAACAGAGCCCCAAGGCTTTCCACGCGTTGGTGCAGGTCTCGGAGGCGGTCCGGGCAACAGCCTCCGAGGCCGGCCTCGACCGCACCACCGTGGAACTGATCAACCTCCGCATATCGCAAATCAACGGCTGCGCCTACTGCCTCGATGTGCACACCGCGGCGGCCCTGCGCGCCGGTGAATCATCGCGGCGACTCGGAATCCTCAGCGCCTGGCGGGACACCGGCCTGTTCACTGCCTCCGAGCGTGCCGCCCTCGCGCTGGCCGAGGCCACCACCGATCCGGCGAACGCCGCGTCCCAGACAGCCGCTTACGAGACCGCCCGGCAGGTTCTCACCGAAGACCAGATCTCAGCCGCGATCTGGGTGGCGGTCACCATCAACGCGTTCAATCGCGTGTCGATCATGAGCAAGCACCCGGTACTGCCGCTTCGCGGCGACTAGAGCGCATCTGCGCGTGAGTTCAACGGATGCCGGGGATCCCGCCGAGGGCGCATACGCGTTCGAGGACGCCGTCGTCGAGGCGTCGCTCAGAAGTGGCACGCATGGTCGTGCCGTTCGGGAGTGCGGTGGAACGGCGCTCCCGAACGACCTGTCTCTTGCCCGACCGCGATCGGTGCCCCGTGGCCGGGGCGCCACGAACACAACGCCATCGCGACAGGCCGGCCCCCGCACCAGCATGAACAAGCGCCACTAGATCTGGTTGGTGCCACCGTCGACGTAGATGTTCGCGCCGACGACGTAGCTGCTCTGTTCCGAGGCCAGGAAGGCCACGACCGCGGCGGCTTCCTCAGGCCGGCCCATGCGGCCCTTGGCCACGGTCGCTGCGACATTCTCCTTGACGGCCCGTGCGGTCTCCTCGTCGCCGAACGCGGCGATGCCGCCGGGAGTTTCGATCCAGGCCGGCGAGATCGCGTTGACCCGGATGCCGCGGCCCTTGAGCTCGTTGGACCACGTCCGGGCGAAGGAGCGAACGGCCGCCTTCGACGCCGCGTACGCGCCGAACGCCTCTACTCCTCGGTCGCCCGCCGTCGAACCGACCAGGACGATCGAGGCTCCGTCGTTGAGCAGTGGCAACGCCTTCTGCACGGTGAACAGCGTGCCTCGGACGTTGACCCCGAAGGTCTGGTCGAAATGCTCCTCGGTGGTCTGTTCCAGCGTCACGAACGAACCGATCGCCGCGTTCGCCACGAGCACGTCCAGACCCCTGCCCCGCGCCCGGACCGCCTCGTAGAGCCGGTCCAGGTCCTCCGGCTTCGCGATGTCGCCGACGACCGCGGTGGCCCGGTCCGTCCCGATGGTCTTGACGGCGGCCTCCAGCTTGGACTCCCGTCGGCCGGTGACGAACACGTACGCGCCCTCGTCCGCCAGCCGTACGGCAGCGGCCAGACCGATACCGGTGCTGCCTCCGGTGACCACCGACGTCTTGCCTTCCAGCTGTCCCATGGGGGTATCTCCATCACTCTCTCGATGCGGTGCCTTCGACATCGATACTGCGGGAGACCGGGGATACTATCCATGATGTAGAGTCCGGCATTCTTTATAGATCGTCCAGGAGGTGACGTCGGTGCTCGGCTTTCGCGATCCGGTGGCTGACGCGATCGGCCTGCTCCGGCCCCGCACCGTGATCGGGCCCACGCTCCGGGCCGGGGGAGAGTGGGCGCTGCGCTTCGACACGTTCCTGCACGTGCGGATCGGCGGGCTCGTACGCGGCACATGCTGGCTGATCCTCGAAGGGCACGATCCGGTACTCCTGCGGGAGGGTGACACCTTCATGCTGGGCAACCCGCCCCCTTACGTGCTGGCCAGCACGCTCGACGCGAGCCCACGCCCTGCGGAGCCCGTGTGGAGGGGTGCCGAGGGCGGGTCCGTGCGGATCGGTTCGGAGTCCGAGGAAGACCTCTACCTGTGCGTCGGGCACATCGCGTTCGACGACGCGAACGCGACCCTCCTGACCGATCTTCTGCCGCCGCTCGTGATCGTCCGCGCGGCCGATCCTCACGGCACGCAGCTCGCGCAGCTGATCGATCTCCTGGCCATCGAGGTCGGGATCGCCGCGGCCGGCGGCCCACTGGTGCAGAATCACCTCGCGCAGATCCTGCTCGTGCACATGCTGCGTGCCCACGCCGCTCAGACAGACCGGCCCACGGGCTGGCTGGGCGCACTGAACGAGGACGGTATCGGTACCGCCCTGCGTGCCGTGCACGCCGACGTGGCCCACTCCTGGAGCCTCAAGGAACTCGCCGAGCTCAGCCACATGTCGCGTTCCGCTTTCGCCCAGACCTTCAAGACCCACGTCGGGGTCCCGCCGCTGGAATACCTGATCCAATGGCGCATGAGCCTCGCGCGCGACGCCCTCGCCCGCGACACGATGTCGATCTCCGAGCTGGCACGCTCCACGGGCTACCGGTCCGAGAGCGCGTTCAGTACGGCGTTCAGCCGCGTGGTCGGCTCATCGCCCGCACAGTTCCGGAACGAGGCACGACAGCCACCGAGCCCGGCCACGAACAGAGAATGAAGGAGACATCCTGTGGTCTCGGCCGGCCTGGTAGGGACGGCGCTTACCAGGAGTGTCCTCGCGGCGGAGCAGTCCGGCGGCCAAGAGTGAGTCGTGGCCGCTCAGTTGCTTCATCAGCATGGGGCGATGCCTCAGTCCGTGGAACGCAACGCCTCATCGAGGAGCGCCGCGCCAGGGCCCGCCAGCCAGCGGTCGAAGGACAGTAGGAAGGGAAACTCCGCGCGCAGTGCGTCGAGGTTCGCGTTTCCCGCCAGCCTGCCGTCGTCCACGAGGGCTGCCAACTTGGCCAGGACCTCGTCCTGTGCCAGCAGCGTCGCCGGCAGGCGGCTGTAGGTGATCGTCCGGCCGGCAGCCTGGGTCAGATGCTCGGCGAGGGCATTGCCGGTGAGAGCGTCACCGGCGATCTCCACGGTGCGGCCGGCGTAGCGATCGGGCGAGCCGAAGACAGCGGCGACGATGCGGCCGATGTCGCGTACCGCGATGAACTGCATGGCCTGGTCGGGACGCATCAGGAAGGACAGGTGACCCCCGTCGAGGCCCATTTCGGGGGTCACCAGGAGCTCCATGAACGTGGCCGGCCGAATGACGGTGCTGGCGATGTCCAGCTTCCGGACATGGGTCTCGATCCGGTTCTTGGTGTCGAGATGGTCGACGCCTGTTGTCGAGCCCGCAGTGACCGCGGAGCTGTAGACCAGGTGAGCGATGCCGGAGCGCTCGGCGATGTCGGCCACCGCCGTGCCGAAACGGACCTCGTCCTCGTTGGTCACGTCCGCACCGGCCTGCCCCGAGTTCGGCTGGACGCTGAAGACGCCATGGGCACCGGAGAAGGCCGCCCTGAGTGACTCCGGATCGCCGAGGTCACCGCGGACGGTTTCGACGCCGGCGGCGGAGAGGGACCGGGCCCCGTGGTTGGACACGTCCCGCACGACCGCGCGCACGTTCCAGCCGTCGGCCCGCAGCGCCGCGGCGACCGATCCTCCCTGCTGCCCTGTGGCGCCAAGGACGACGACTGTCTTGTCGATGGTGGTCATAGGAGTGCTCCAGAGTGCGGAAGGGATGGCTCGCGCCGGTGTCCGCTACGCTAAAACCTGACGCGGACGTCAGGTGCAAGTCGGACGTCGAATGGAGTCAGGAGGCCGGGATGCGGATCGGGGAAGTCGCCGCTCAGGCGGGTGTCAGTGTCCGGGCGCTGCGCTACTACGAGCAGCAGGACTTGCTGCACTCCACTCGGAATTCCGGTGGCCAGCGCCAGTATCTGGCCGGTGCCGTCGAACGGGTCAGGCTGATCCAACAGCTCTACGCCGTGGGTTTGCCCAGCAGAACCGTCCGCGAGGTGCTGCCGTTCGCCGACTCGCGTGAGGCGTCACCGGAACTGCTGAAGTTGCTCGCGGCCGAACGCGACCGCCTCGACCGGCAGATGACAGACCTGCAAGACGTACGCAACCGGCTCCACGAGTGCCTCACCGAGGCGCACAGCCATGACGGAACACGCAGCTCATCCTGAAGCAGGGGGGCGTCGGCCTGACTGGGCGAGTGAGGTTCGCCGGTCTGGATGCCTACAGGTTGTTGACGTAGAAGTCGGCGAGCCGTTCGACGGCGGCGTCGACGTATTCGGGCTCGTCGTACATCTCGTAGTGGCCGGCGCCTTCTATCACCATGAGGTCGACCGGGTTGGGGGCCAGTTTCCACAGCTTCATGCCCGCCTCGTACTGGCCGGTGTTGCCGATGCGGCCGGCGAGGATGACCTGCAGTGGCTGCGTCATGAGCTGGTCGACCAGGTGGAACGCGTCGTAGCCCAGCAGGAGAGAGTCGCTGCGCGACAGGCGGCGGTTGGTGGAGCTCTCGTGGCCGCCCCGCTCGGTGCGGTAGTAGGTGATGGCCTGGGTGGTGTCGATGTCGGTCATTCCGGCTGCCGCGGCGTCCTCCAGGGTGTCGGGCAGCCAGTTCACACGGGCCATCTCGCCGGAACGGGCCTCTTCGATACGTGCGTCGGCAAGGGCGTCGAGTGCGGCGGCCGGGCCGTCGGACTGGAAGCTGCGGAACGAGGTGCCCATGTCGCCGGCAACGACGGTTCCGACCGCCTTGATGCGGTGGTCCGTGCGGGCGGTGTGCACGGCGTAGCCGCCGCCGGCGCAGATGCCGAGGACTCCGATGCGCTGCGGGTCGATGCGGGGGATCGTGGTCAGCGCATCGAGGGCGTAGGAGATGTCCTCACCGCGGCGGTAGGGGTCTTCGAGGTCGCGGGGCTCTCCTCCGCTCCGCCCTTGGTGGGCGGGATCGAAGACGAGCGCCGCGATGCCGTGGGCAGCGAGGCGCGACGCGTAGTTGGCGCCGATCTGCTCCTTCACGCTGCTGCCGGGCGTGGAGAGCACCACGGCGCGCAGCGGCGCGATGCTGTCGGCACTGTCGGGGAGGTAGAGGTCGGCCGCGAGCTCGATCGGTCCGCGCGGGATCGTGATGTGCTGAAGCATGAACAGCGCCCTTCGTGAGATCGTTGTTCCATAGCTGTGGAGATGAAGGAGTTCTTCGTCCTGGCGGAGGTGACCGCGTCGCCGTACCCGGCCGAGATCGCGGCGGCACTGCTGCTGCCCAAAGCGAGCGTGACGCTCTACGTCCGCAACCTCGTAGCCAAGGGACTCATCCGGCGCGAGATCGACGACGCGGACCTCCGGCGTCACCGCCTCGCCCTAACTCCCGCCGGCGAGCAGGCACGAGACCGTGCGCTGGCGGCCCTGGCGGCGGAGTACGACCGCAGGCTGGCGAGGATCACCCCGCAGGACCGCACCGAGCTGCAACGCATCCTTCAGTAAATGCTCTCGCCCGCTCCGCACCCGTCGTAGGGCTGTGACGCCCGCTGATCGCGCGAAAGGCCGTGACCCTACGCCGGGAGTACGACGAGCTTGCCGCTCAGGTGCCCGGACTGGCTGACTGCCAGTGCCGCCGCAACCTCGTCGAGGCGGTAGGTACCCGCGATAGGCATCCGCAGCCGTCCCGCCTCGATCAGAGCGAGGATCTCACCGAGCGCTTCGGGACCCCCCGCTCCCGGCTCGGTCAGGTGAATCTGGATTCCGGTGCTCGCGGCGTCGAAGGCTACGAGTGAGAGGACGCGCGCCGGACCGCCGGCCAGTTCGATCGAGTCCGGGATCTCACCGCGCCCGGAGGTGTCGAGGACCGCGTCGACTCCGTGGGGGGAGATGGCTCGTACGCGGTCGACCAGGCCCTTGCCGTAGGTGACCGGTTCCGCCCCGAAGGAGCGGAGCTGCTCATGGTTGCCTTCGCTCGCGGTGCCGATGACACGTGCACCGCGGGCGACGGCCAGCTGTACCGCGAACGTGCCCACGCCACCCGCTGCGCCATGGACCAGCAGAGTCTCACCCCTTGCGATCTTCAGTTTGTTGAGCACCTCCCAGGCGGTGATGCCCGTACCGGCCAGAGTCGCGGCAACCTCCCACGGGACGGAGGCCGGCTTGGCGACCAGGGCGGCGGGGTCGGCAAGCGCCGACTGGGCGTAGGAGGGTGTGATCGACGCCCCCAGTACCTCGTCACCGACACTGAAGGCGGTCACGCCCTCGCCGACTTGGTCGACCACACCGGCTACGTCGGAGCCGAGGCCGCCCGGGAGGTCCACGGGCATCAC is from Streptomyces sp. NBC_00370 and encodes:
- a CDS encoding pirin family protein; the protein is MSNAETDAAAVRCGALVEGDRPTGSPRVDVLSAREVPLGGPRAMRVRRTLPQRERTLIGAWCFADHYGPHQVAASAGMNLPPHPHTGLQTVSWLFSGEIEHRDTLGSHALIRPGEMNLMTGGHGIAHSEVSTPNSTVIHGVQLWVALPEEHRSTARDFQHYVPEPVEVDGAGIKVFLGSLVGRTSPVRSFTPLLGAEIVLEPHATLTLTVDEAFEHGLLVDSGPIRLIDTVLRPTELGYVPRGTETLTMANETDAPARTLLLGGPPFDEEIVMWWNFIGRSHEDIAKAREDWEASSERFGVIEDFPGGRLSAPALPNSVITPRRNPPPR
- a CDS encoding carboxymuconolactone decarboxylase family protein; this translates as MNNYLHDAPPRRVFIDKQSPKAFHALVQVSEAVRATASEAGLDRTTVELINLRISQINGCAYCLDVHTAAALRAGESSRRLGILSAWRDTGLFTASERAALALAEATTDPANAASQTAAYETARQVLTEDQISAAIWVAVTINAFNRVSIMSKHPVLPLRGD
- a CDS encoding SDR family NAD(P)-dependent oxidoreductase; its protein translation is MGQLEGKTSVVTGGSTGIGLAAAVRLADEGAYVFVTGRRESKLEAAVKTIGTDRATAVVGDIAKPEDLDRLYEAVRARGRGLDVLVANAAIGSFVTLEQTTEEHFDQTFGVNVRGTLFTVQKALPLLNDGASIVLVGSTAGDRGVEAFGAYAASKAAVRSFARTWSNELKGRGIRVNAISPAWIETPGGIAAFGDEETARAVKENVAATVAKGRMGRPEEAAAVVAFLASEQSSYVVGANIYVDGGTNQI
- a CDS encoding AraC family transcriptional regulator; this encodes MTSVLGFRDPVADAIGLLRPRTVIGPTLRAGGEWALRFDTFLHVRIGGLVRGTCWLILEGHDPVLLREGDTFMLGNPPPYVLASTLDASPRPAEPVWRGAEGGSVRIGSESEEDLYLCVGHIAFDDANATLLTDLLPPLVIVRAADPHGTQLAQLIDLLAIEVGIAAAGGPLVQNHLAQILLVHMLRAHAAQTDRPTGWLGALNEDGIGTALRAVHADVAHSWSLKELAELSHMSRSAFAQTFKTHVGVPPLEYLIQWRMSLARDALARDTMSISELARSTGYRSESAFSTAFSRVVGSSPAQFRNEARQPPSPATNRE
- a CDS encoding NmrA/HSCARG family protein, with the protein product MTTIDKTVVVLGATGQQGGSVAAALRADGWNVRAVVRDVSNHGARSLSAAGVETVRGDLGDPESLRAAFSGAHGVFSVQPNSGQAGADVTNEDEVRFGTAVADIAERSGIAHLVYSSAVTAGSTTGVDHLDTKNRIETHVRKLDIASTVIRPATFMELLVTPEMGLDGGHLSFLMRPDQAMQFIAVRDIGRIVAAVFGSPDRYAGRTVEIAGDALTGNALAEHLTQAAGRTITYSRLPATLLAQDEVLAKLAALVDDGRLAGNANLDALRAEFPFLLSFDRWLAGPGAALLDEALRSTD
- a CDS encoding MerR family transcriptional regulator — encoded protein: MRIGEVAAQAGVSVRALRYYEQQDLLHSTRNSGGQRQYLAGAVERVRLIQQLYAVGLPSRTVREVLPFADSREASPELLKLLAAERDRLDRQMTDLQDVRNRLHECLTEAHSHDGTRSSS
- a CDS encoding alpha/beta hydrolase, whose translation is MLQHITIPRGPIELAADLYLPDSADSIAPLRAVVLSTPGSSVKEQIGANYASRLAAHGIAALVFDPAHQGRSGGEPRDLEDPYRRGEDISYALDALTTIPRIDPQRIGVLGICAGGGYAVHTARTDHRIKAVGTVVAGDMGTSFRSFQSDGPAAALDALADARIEEARSGEMARVNWLPDTLEDAAAAGMTDIDTTQAITYYRTERGGHESSTNRRLSRSDSLLLGYDAFHLVDQLMTQPLQVILAGRIGNTGQYEAGMKLWKLAPNPVDLMVIEGAGHYEMYDEPEYVDAAVERLADFYVNNL
- a CDS encoding MarR family winged helix-turn-helix transcriptional regulator; this translates as MKEFFVLAEVTASPYPAEIAAALLLPKASVTLYVRNLVAKGLIRREIDDADLRRHRLALTPAGEQARDRALAALAAEYDRRLARITPQDRTELQRILQ
- a CDS encoding NADP-dependent oxidoreductase produces the protein MSLAVQFSEYGTPDVLRVVDVPPLTAGPGQVRLAVRAAGVNPIDWKILHGFMRQVMPVDLPGGLGSDVAGVVDQVGEGVTAFSVGDEVLGASITPSYAQSALADPAALVAKPASVPWEVAATLAGTGITAWEVLNKLKIARGETLLVHGAAGGVGTFAVQLAVARGARVIGTASEGNHEQLRSFGAEPVTYGKGLVDRVRAISPHGVDAVLDTSGRGEIPDSIELAGGPARVLSLVAFDAASTGIQIHLTEPGAGGPEALGEILALIEAGRLRMPIAGTYRLDEVAAALAVSQSGHLSGKLVVLPA